A portion of the Parambassis ranga chromosome 22, fParRan2.1, whole genome shotgun sequence genome contains these proteins:
- the mlh3 gene encoding DNA mismatch repair protein Mlh3 isoform X2 — translation MVVMIKCLPREVQGKLRSGVAIPTLQQCVEELILNSIDAGATCVGVRMDMEAFKVQVIDNGAGMSAEDMECVGNRYHTSKCSSLGDLDNLKWYGFRGEALASIISLATLVEISSRTKSSVKTHVKIFKGGKGLDVFEAEATRPSAGTTVIICNFFHNMPVRRKRADPVLEGERIRHRVEAISLMHPSVSFTLRNDCTGAMMVQLPKARSTYHRFVQIHSLERAEKLGEINFKHRQFEVIGYLGREGHYNNSLQFLYVNERLLLKTRLHKLLNFLLRRLSCSNQKSDSPDGHSVIRSPKHKRSQEMYGVYIVNIKCSYSEYDICLEPAKTLIEFKDWDSILLCIEEAVKAFLNRENLVSVFSQDDLNGCVSPKKFFADRTEEANNSNQTGGQSATSTLDCSVGMKLASESVHRTCTDKSPESVLNECNAAESEQSKQKQTHANELEKMHSETCAREECRDKTPCDMDTVQSALHNNVNEEKEATLTKAGEESELVQMSFEPECVLSKDRHINMLPQTGNHTASTCNATSLHRHHQKAQLDLGCNQIIHSDNQCTGRFGQTFGSNRKISLSDPYIHESLQTHDLSQTNAASLQEDLAAKCEEKTSKRKISLDDGWDRSFQRGESTSSVPSKVPRIVSCEKLSTYKASGSLDKFRRLYVKPHGLKFKYQKDCLKNTRVSQEDRIILKPQSASVFPKDIQDESVSQTQEKQETESPPALSVSPIKLQPAIAQSGGKPNLKQHRIEDSAVLLNMSVTTTKNNTYPRSNNNGIQDSNNNDNSCDTAPKLQLVSEVNANPEEVKETAASDWLHHYDTSVGKTVYVNRVTGLSRYEDPAAEETNVCCTSDVTNMAVSVISEMGMEYRCYPFQLDLVLPFLPKPRPERVISSGSDYKDDDGESSNSLSLLYSKWKNPVFVRPPMVGVDISSGQAEGLAVKIHNILFPYRFSKAMISSMKVIHQVDKKFLACLINTRDEEPVVHTETEGNLLVLVDQHAAHERVRLENLIADSYEDNPDALGERRLCSSTILPPLEISITDDELRLLRSCQAHLRSLGLEIAFPQTADTKVFVGKAPLCFIEKESNELRRGRPSVIRPIVEEYIREQIELLHSTGRVRGTLPLTVLKVLASLACHGAIKFNETLTKDECHSLVVSLSSCQLPFQCAHGRPSIVPLVDILHLDEDQKDFQKPNLKKLRRMYKAWQLYGK, via the exons ATGGTCGTCATGATTAAGTGTTTACCTAGAGAGGTTCAGGGTAAACTGCGTTCCGGTGTTGCCATTCCCACCCTTCAACAGTGCGTGGAGGAGCTGATTCTAAACAGCATTGATGCCGGGGCAACGTGTGTGGGAGTCAGGATGGACATGGAGGCATTTAAAGTTCAGGTAATCGACAACGGTGCTGGGATGAGTGCTGAGGACATGGAGTGTGTGGGAAATAGATATCACACGAGCAAGTGCAGCTCTCTTGGAGACTTGGATAACCTCAAATGGTACGGTTTCAGAGGAGAAGCTTTGGCAAGTATAATTTCTTTAGCCACACTTGTTGAGATCTCATCTCGGACCAAATCATCAGTGAAAACACACGTCAAAATTTTCAAAGGCGGTAAAGGCTTGGATGTCTTCGAAGCAGAGGCTACCCGACCATCTGCAGGGACGACTGTCATCATATGTAACTTCTTCCATAACATGCCAGTCCGGAGGAAGAGGGCCGATCCTGTGCTGGAGGGTGAGAGGATCCGACATAGAGTGGAGGCTATTTCACTGATGCATCCCTCTGTGTCCTTCACTCTGAGGAATGACTGCACAGGAGCCATGATGGTGCAGCTTCCGAAAGCCAGAAGCACCTATCACAGATTTGTTCAGATACACAGCCTTGAGCGAGCAGAGAAACTAGGAGAGATCAACTTCAAGCACAGACAGTTTGAAGTGATTGGTTACCTTGGCCGAGAAGGACACTACAATAACAGCTTACAGTTCCTATATGTAAATGAAAGACTGCTACTGAAAACAAGACTCCACAAGTTGCTGAACTTTCTCCTGCGCAGACTGAGCTGTTCGAACCAGAAAAGCGACAGTCCAGATGGGCACTCTGTAATCAGAAGTCCAAAGCACAAGCGAAGCCAAGAGATGTATGGAGTGTACATCGTCAATATCAAATGCTCCTATTCAGAGTATGACATCTGTCTTGAGCCTGCTAAAACTCTCATAGAGTTCAAAGACTGGGACAGCATTTTACTCTGTATTGAAGAAGCAGTGAAGGCTTTCCTAAACAGGGAGAACTtggtgtctgttttttctcaggATGACTTGAATGGCTGTGTATCTCCAAAAAAATTCTTCGCTGACAGAACAGAGGAAGCAAACAATAGTAATCAAACAGGTGGCCAGTCCGCTACTTCTACACTGGATTGTAGTGTTGGAATGAAGCTGGCATCTGAATCTGTTCATCGAACGTGCACAGATAAAAGTCCTGAATCTGTCCTGAATGAGTGCAATGCAGCAGAGTCTGAacagtcaaaacaaaaacagacacatgcaaATGAGTTGGAAAAGATGCACAGTGAAACATGTGCAAGGGAAGAatgcagagacaaaacaccaTGTGATATGGATACAGTGCAGTCTGCATTACATAATAATGTTAATGAAGAAAAAGAGGCAACATTAACTAAAGCTGGGGAAGAGTCTGAACTTGTACAAATGTCATTTGAACCAGAGTGTGTACTTTCCAAAGATAGACACATAAACATGTTACCTCAGACAGGTAATCACACTGCCTCAACCTGCAATGCCACTTCTCTGCACAGGCACCACCAGAAAGCTCAACTTGATTTAGGCTGTAATCAGATAATACATAGTGACAACCAATGTACAGGCAGATTTGGACAAACTTTTGGAAGTAACAGAAAGATCAGTCTGTCTGATCCATACATACATGAGAGTCTGCAGACACATGACCTTTCCCAAACCAATGCAGCATCACTCCAAGAGGATTTAGCAgcaaaatgtgaagaaaaaaccTCAAAACGCAAAATCTCACTGGATGATGGATGGGACAGATCATTTCAGAGAGGAGAATCAACTTCTAGTGTCCCCTCAAAGGTTCCCAGAATAGTTTCTTGTGAGAAATTGTCAACATATAAAGCATCTGGATCTCTTGACAAGTTTAGAAGACTATATGTTAAACCTCATGGACTGAAATTCAAATATCAGAAGGATTGTTTAAAAAACACTAGAGTTTCTCAGGAAGACAGGATTATTTTGAAGCCTCAGAGTGCATCAGTTTTCCCAAAAGATATACAAGATGAGAGTGTTtcacaaacacaggaaaaacaagaaacagaaaGTCCACCAGCCCTCTCAGTCAGCCCCATTAAGCTACAACCAGCCATAGCTCAAAGTGGAGGTAAACCTAATTTGAAACAACACAGAATAGAAGACTCAGCAGTGTTGCTAAACATGTCCGTGACTACTACAAAGAATAATACCTATCCCAGGAGTAATAACAATGGTATCCAAGATAGCAACAATAATGACAATTCCTGTGACACCGCACCAAAGCTTCAGCTAGTCTCAGAAGTCAATGCAAATCCTGAGGAGGTAAAGGAAACCGCAGCAAGTGACTGGCTTCATCACTATGACACATCTGTTGGAAAGACAGTCTATGTCAACAGAGTGACAGGGCTCAGCAGATATGAGGATccagctgcagaggagacaaatgtttgctgTACGTCTGATGTCACCAACATGGCAGTTAGTGTCATCTCTGAAATGG GGATGGAATACAGGTGTTACCCTTTTCAGTTGGATCTAGTTTTGCCTTTCCTGCCTAAACCCAGGCCAGAAAGAGTGATTAGCTCAGGCAGTGACTATAAAG ATGATGATGGCGAGAGCTCAAACTCACTCTCTTTACTGTACTCAAAATGGAAAAATCCTGTGTTTGTCCGCCCTCCTATG GTTGGTGTGGACATTTCTAGTGGACAAGCTGAAGGACTGGCTGTGAAGATCcacaacatcctgtttccaTATCGCTTTTCTAAGGCCATGATTTCATCAATGAAG GTTATTCATCAAGTGGATAAAAAGTTTCTCGCTTGCCTTATCAATACAAGAGATGAAGAGCCAGTGGTACATACTGAAACTGAGG GAAACCTTCTGGTGCTGGTGGATCAACATGCTGCACATGAGAGAGTACGACTTGAAAATTTAATCGCAG ATTCATATGAAGACAATCCAGATGCACTGGGGGAAAGACGCCTGTGTTCATCAACCATTTTGCCACCTCTTGAGATCAGCATAACAGACGATGAGCTAAGACTGCTGAG ATCTTGTCAGGCACATTTGAGGAGTCTGGGCCTGGAAATTGCTTTCCCACAAACTGCAGATACAAAAGTGTTTGTTGGGAAGGCACCGCTGTGCTTTATAGAAAAAGAGAGTAATGAGCTGAGGCGGGGGAGACCATCTGTTATCAGGCCTATTGTTGAG GAGTATATCCGAGAGCAGATTGAG TTACTTCACTCAACAGGTAGAGTGAGGGGAACGTTGCCTCTAACTGTCCTGAAAGTGCTTGCCTCACTAGCATGCCATG GAGCCATCAAATTCAACGAAACTCTGACTAAAGATGAATGCCACAGCTTGGTAGTGTCCTTGTCATCCTGTCAGCTGCCTTTCCAGTGTGCTCATGGCCGTCCCTCCATTGTTCCCCTGGTAGATATCCTTCATTTGGACGAAGACCAGAAG GACTTCCAGAAACCCAACCTCAAAAAGCTGAGAAGAATGTACAAAGCATGGCAACTATATGGGAAATAG
- the mlh3 gene encoding DNA mismatch repair protein Mlh3 isoform X1 has translation MVVMIKCLPREVQGKLRSGVAIPTLQQCVEELILNSIDAGATCVGVRMDMEAFKVQVIDNGAGMSAEDMECVGNRYHTSKCSSLGDLDNLKWYGFRGEALASIISLATLVEISSRTKSSVKTHVKIFKGGKGLDVFEAEATRPSAGTTVIICNFFHNMPVRRKRADPVLEGERIRHRVEAISLMHPSVSFTLRNDCTGAMMVQLPKARSTYHRFVQIHSLERAEKLGEINFKHRQFEVIGYLGREGHYNNSLQFLYVNERLLLKTRLHKLLNFLLRRLSCSNQKSDSPDGHSVIRSPKHKRSQEMYGVYIVNIKCSYSEYDICLEPAKTLIEFKDWDSILLCIEEAVKAFLNRENLVSVFSQDDLNGCVSPKKFFADRTEEANNSNQTGGQSATSTLDCSVGMKLASESVHRTCTDKSPESVLNECNAAESEQSKQKQTHANELEKMHSETCAREECRDKTPCDMDTVQSALHNNVNEEKEATLTKAGEESELVQMSFEPECVLSKDRHINMLPQTGNHTASTCNATSLHRHHQKAQLDLGCNQIIHSDNQCTGRFGQTFGSNRKISLSDPYIHESLQTHDLSQTNAASLQEDLAAKCEEKTSKRKISLDDGWDRSFQRGESTSSVPSKVPRIVSCEKLSTYKASGSLDKFRRLYVKPHGLKFKYQKDCLKNTRVSQEDRIILKPQSASVFPKDIQDESVSQTQEKQETESPPALSVSPIKLQPAIAQSGGKPNLKQHRIEDSAVLLNMSVTTTKNNTYPRSNNNGIQDSNNNDNSCDTAPKLQLVSEVNANPEEVKETAASDWLHHYDTSVGKTVYVNRVTGLSRYEDPAAEETNVCCTSDVTNMAVSVISEMDDDGESSNSLSLLYSKWKNPVFVRPPMVGVDISSGQAEGLAVKIHNILFPYRFSKAMISSMKVIHQVDKKFLACLINTRDEEPVVHTETEGNLLVLVDQHAAHERVRLENLIADSYEDNPDALGERRLCSSTILPPLEISITDDELRLLRSCQAHLRSLGLEIAFPQTADTKVFVGKAPLCFIEKESNELRRGRPSVIRPIVEEYIREQIELLHSTGRVRGTLPLTVLKVLASLACHGAIKFNETLTKDECHSLVVSLSSCQLPFQCAHGRPSIVPLVDILHLDEDQKDFQKPNLKKLRRMYKAWQLYGK, from the exons ATGGTCGTCATGATTAAGTGTTTACCTAGAGAGGTTCAGGGTAAACTGCGTTCCGGTGTTGCCATTCCCACCCTTCAACAGTGCGTGGAGGAGCTGATTCTAAACAGCATTGATGCCGGGGCAACGTGTGTGGGAGTCAGGATGGACATGGAGGCATTTAAAGTTCAGGTAATCGACAACGGTGCTGGGATGAGTGCTGAGGACATGGAGTGTGTGGGAAATAGATATCACACGAGCAAGTGCAGCTCTCTTGGAGACTTGGATAACCTCAAATGGTACGGTTTCAGAGGAGAAGCTTTGGCAAGTATAATTTCTTTAGCCACACTTGTTGAGATCTCATCTCGGACCAAATCATCAGTGAAAACACACGTCAAAATTTTCAAAGGCGGTAAAGGCTTGGATGTCTTCGAAGCAGAGGCTACCCGACCATCTGCAGGGACGACTGTCATCATATGTAACTTCTTCCATAACATGCCAGTCCGGAGGAAGAGGGCCGATCCTGTGCTGGAGGGTGAGAGGATCCGACATAGAGTGGAGGCTATTTCACTGATGCATCCCTCTGTGTCCTTCACTCTGAGGAATGACTGCACAGGAGCCATGATGGTGCAGCTTCCGAAAGCCAGAAGCACCTATCACAGATTTGTTCAGATACACAGCCTTGAGCGAGCAGAGAAACTAGGAGAGATCAACTTCAAGCACAGACAGTTTGAAGTGATTGGTTACCTTGGCCGAGAAGGACACTACAATAACAGCTTACAGTTCCTATATGTAAATGAAAGACTGCTACTGAAAACAAGACTCCACAAGTTGCTGAACTTTCTCCTGCGCAGACTGAGCTGTTCGAACCAGAAAAGCGACAGTCCAGATGGGCACTCTGTAATCAGAAGTCCAAAGCACAAGCGAAGCCAAGAGATGTATGGAGTGTACATCGTCAATATCAAATGCTCCTATTCAGAGTATGACATCTGTCTTGAGCCTGCTAAAACTCTCATAGAGTTCAAAGACTGGGACAGCATTTTACTCTGTATTGAAGAAGCAGTGAAGGCTTTCCTAAACAGGGAGAACTtggtgtctgttttttctcaggATGACTTGAATGGCTGTGTATCTCCAAAAAAATTCTTCGCTGACAGAACAGAGGAAGCAAACAATAGTAATCAAACAGGTGGCCAGTCCGCTACTTCTACACTGGATTGTAGTGTTGGAATGAAGCTGGCATCTGAATCTGTTCATCGAACGTGCACAGATAAAAGTCCTGAATCTGTCCTGAATGAGTGCAATGCAGCAGAGTCTGAacagtcaaaacaaaaacagacacatgcaaATGAGTTGGAAAAGATGCACAGTGAAACATGTGCAAGGGAAGAatgcagagacaaaacaccaTGTGATATGGATACAGTGCAGTCTGCATTACATAATAATGTTAATGAAGAAAAAGAGGCAACATTAACTAAAGCTGGGGAAGAGTCTGAACTTGTACAAATGTCATTTGAACCAGAGTGTGTACTTTCCAAAGATAGACACATAAACATGTTACCTCAGACAGGTAATCACACTGCCTCAACCTGCAATGCCACTTCTCTGCACAGGCACCACCAGAAAGCTCAACTTGATTTAGGCTGTAATCAGATAATACATAGTGACAACCAATGTACAGGCAGATTTGGACAAACTTTTGGAAGTAACAGAAAGATCAGTCTGTCTGATCCATACATACATGAGAGTCTGCAGACACATGACCTTTCCCAAACCAATGCAGCATCACTCCAAGAGGATTTAGCAgcaaaatgtgaagaaaaaaccTCAAAACGCAAAATCTCACTGGATGATGGATGGGACAGATCATTTCAGAGAGGAGAATCAACTTCTAGTGTCCCCTCAAAGGTTCCCAGAATAGTTTCTTGTGAGAAATTGTCAACATATAAAGCATCTGGATCTCTTGACAAGTTTAGAAGACTATATGTTAAACCTCATGGACTGAAATTCAAATATCAGAAGGATTGTTTAAAAAACACTAGAGTTTCTCAGGAAGACAGGATTATTTTGAAGCCTCAGAGTGCATCAGTTTTCCCAAAAGATATACAAGATGAGAGTGTTtcacaaacacaggaaaaacaagaaacagaaaGTCCACCAGCCCTCTCAGTCAGCCCCATTAAGCTACAACCAGCCATAGCTCAAAGTGGAGGTAAACCTAATTTGAAACAACACAGAATAGAAGACTCAGCAGTGTTGCTAAACATGTCCGTGACTACTACAAAGAATAATACCTATCCCAGGAGTAATAACAATGGTATCCAAGATAGCAACAATAATGACAATTCCTGTGACACCGCACCAAAGCTTCAGCTAGTCTCAGAAGTCAATGCAAATCCTGAGGAGGTAAAGGAAACCGCAGCAAGTGACTGGCTTCATCACTATGACACATCTGTTGGAAAGACAGTCTATGTCAACAGAGTGACAGGGCTCAGCAGATATGAGGATccagctgcagaggagacaaatgtttgctgTACGTCTGATGTCACCAACATGGCAGTTAGTGTCATCTCTGAAATGG ATGATGATGGCGAGAGCTCAAACTCACTCTCTTTACTGTACTCAAAATGGAAAAATCCTGTGTTTGTCCGCCCTCCTATG GTTGGTGTGGACATTTCTAGTGGACAAGCTGAAGGACTGGCTGTGAAGATCcacaacatcctgtttccaTATCGCTTTTCTAAGGCCATGATTTCATCAATGAAG GTTATTCATCAAGTGGATAAAAAGTTTCTCGCTTGCCTTATCAATACAAGAGATGAAGAGCCAGTGGTACATACTGAAACTGAGG GAAACCTTCTGGTGCTGGTGGATCAACATGCTGCACATGAGAGAGTACGACTTGAAAATTTAATCGCAG ATTCATATGAAGACAATCCAGATGCACTGGGGGAAAGACGCCTGTGTTCATCAACCATTTTGCCACCTCTTGAGATCAGCATAACAGACGATGAGCTAAGACTGCTGAG ATCTTGTCAGGCACATTTGAGGAGTCTGGGCCTGGAAATTGCTTTCCCACAAACTGCAGATACAAAAGTGTTTGTTGGGAAGGCACCGCTGTGCTTTATAGAAAAAGAGAGTAATGAGCTGAGGCGGGGGAGACCATCTGTTATCAGGCCTATTGTTGAG GAGTATATCCGAGAGCAGATTGAG TTACTTCACTCAACAGGTAGAGTGAGGGGAACGTTGCCTCTAACTGTCCTGAAAGTGCTTGCCTCACTAGCATGCCATG GAGCCATCAAATTCAACGAAACTCTGACTAAAGATGAATGCCACAGCTTGGTAGTGTCCTTGTCATCCTGTCAGCTGCCTTTCCAGTGTGCTCATGGCCGTCCCTCCATTGTTCCCCTGGTAGATATCCTTCATTTGGACGAAGACCAGAAG GACTTCCAGAAACCCAACCTCAAAAAGCTGAGAAGAATGTACAAAGCATGGCAACTATATGGGAAATAG
- the acyp1 gene encoding acylphosphatase-1, with protein sequence MSNEDLISVDYEIFGRVQGVFFRKYTQAEAKKLGLVGWVQNTGAGTVQGQLQGPRGKVKEMQEWLRSTGSPKSHITKAEFNNEKTVDSLEHSSFNIVK encoded by the exons ATGTCCAATGAAGACCTAATTTCAGTGGATTATGAAATTTTTGGCAGAGTGCAAGGTGTATTTTTTCGGAAGTACACTCAA GCTGAAGCGAAGAAACTTGGCCTGGTAGGCTGGGTCCAAAATACTGGAGCAGGAACAGTTCAGGGTCAGCTACAAGGTCCGCGTGGCAAGGTGAAAGAAATGCAAGAATGGCTGAGATCCACTGGGAGCCCAAAGTCACATATAACAAAGGCAGAGTTCAACAACGAGAAGACGGTTGACAGCCTAGAACACTCTTCTTTTAACATTGTAAAATGA
- the LOC114427779 gene encoding zinc finger C2HC domain-containing protein 1C-like: MTVSTRPGDPQFSHSKEDSHRVPGSDLQMSREIHEKKLMLQEKLWKVEEQIRQKIQRDRAAGDDQKTREDRPERNRDMLMQDRGQRDFKQVKKRQEQQTEDYMSTIHEETYPTIKTKEQEVSVELNPSRWHNVKEHSRRKRENERDDVIWREAEKTKHNKQSKASVRDRGQTQEKIYGEGTHLETDCSVSEQDTPLKMATEHHRGKPLESNPVQRSGPQQAEFELLDSTVVSIQSLPCKICSRMFVRERLERHVQICKKLKQSHRQVYNSYAHRTKGSDLGEFLKTHTRSETPNDIKTKKRNYKGNISNLHRSQLPAGTLKSKQLK, from the exons ATGACTGTTTCAACACGTCCAGGAGATCCACAGTTCAGCCACTCAAAGGAAGATTCACACAGAGTGCCTGGTTCAGATCTGCAGATGAGTAGAGAAATTCATGAAAAAAAGCTCATGCTACAGGAGAAGCTCTGGAAGGTTGAAGaacaaataagacaaaaaaTCCAGAGggacagagctgcaggtgacgACCAAAAGACTAGAGAGGACAGGCCTGAGAGAAACAGGGACATGTTGATGCAGGATAGAGGACAAAGAGATTTTAAACAAGTGAAGAAAAGACAAGAGCAGCAGACTGAGGATTATATGAGCACTATACATGAAGAGACCTATCCGACCATAAAGACCAAAGAGCAAGAAGTAAGTGTGGAACTGAACCCATCAAGATGGCACAATGTTAAAGAGCAtagcagaagaaaaagagagaatgaaagGGATGATGTCATttggagagaagcagagaaaacaaaacacaacaaacaaagtaAGGCCTCTGTGAGGGATAGAGGTCAGACACAGGAAAAGATATATGGAGAAGGAACACATCTGGAGACTGACTGCTCAGTTAGTGAACAAGACACCCCTCTGAAGATGGCCACAGAACACCACAGAGGAAAACCTCTCGAGTCTAATCCTGTTCAACGTAGCGGACCACAGCAAGCTGAATTTGAACTCCTCGATAGCACAGTTGTCAGTATCCAGAGTCTTCCTTGCAAAATTTGCAGCAGAATGTTTGTAAGAGAAAGATTGGAGAGGCATGTCCAAATCTGTAAAAAGTTGAAACAGTCGCATCGTCAAGTCTACAACTCCTACGCTCATAGGACCAAGGGGTCAGATCTGGGGGAGTTCTTAAAAACTCACACAAGAAGTGAGACACCAAAT gacataaagacaaaaaaacgaAACTACAAGGGAAACATAAGCAATCTACACCGGAGCCAACTCCCAGCTGGCACCCTAAAGTCAAAGCAACTCAAGTAA